The Microbacterium forte sequence CTCGCCCTCGCGCTCTATGTGATCATCGCGATCCTCGTCAGCATCATCGTCGACCAGGCCGCACGGCGAGCCCGTACGGCCCAGCGCGCCGCCGCCGAGGCCGAACTCCTCGCCGCGGTCGCCGGCAACGTGCTCCGCGGAGACAACGCCGTGCTCGCGATGGTCAGTCGCACGCGCGAGGCCTTCGGTCTCACCGGTGTGCGCCTGCTCACCGCCGAGGGCGAGGTGCTGGCGAGCGACGGCGAACCCGTGCCAGACGGTCGGGCCACCTCGATTCCGGTCGGCGCGGGCGGATCGTCTCCCGCCGTGCTCGAGCTGCACGGCGAGCCCCTCGACACCCCCGCCCGGCGACTGCTCGATGCGATCGTCGCCCAGCTCGCGGCGGCGATCGAGCACACCGACCTGCGTGCCACAGCGCGCGAGGTCGCCGCTCTCGCCGAGACCGACCAGGTGCGCAGTGCGCTGCTCTCGGCGGTGAGCCACGACCTTCGCCGACCACTCGCCTCGGCCGTCGCCGCGATCGGCGGACTCCGCGGGGCGCACAGACTGTCGGCATCCGATCGGGAAGAACTGCTCGCCACGGCGGATGAGAGCCTCGCCACCCTGTCGTCGCTGGTCACGGATCTGCTCGACGTCAGCCGCGTGCAGGCGGGAGTGCTCGCGGTCTCGAGCATGCGACTCGATGTCGCGGGTCCCGTGCTGGCGGCGGTCGATGAACTCGGCCTCGGCCCCGACGACGTGGAGCTGGCATTGGACGCCGACCTGCCGTCGGTGTCGGCCGATCCGGTGCTGCTGCAGAGAGTGCTGGTGAACGTGATCGCGAACGCGCACCGCCACTCGCCCGCCGACAGTCGGGTGATCGTGTCGACGAGCACCCTCGGCGAGCGTGCGGAGATCCGCGTCATCGACCGGGGCAAAGGCGTGCCGGCAGAGAATCGCGACCGCATCTTCCAGCCGTTCCAGCGCCTCGGCGACACCGACAACACCACCGGTCTCGGCCTCGGCCTCGCGCTGTCGCGCGGATTCGCCGAGGGCATGGGCGGTACCCTGACACCCGAGGACACCCCCGGCGGTGGACTCACCATGGTCATCTCGCTGCCGCTGGCAGGAGAGCCCGATCTCACGCAGGAGGAGACGGAGTGAAGCTCCTCATCGCCGATGACGACCCGCAGATGGTGCGGGCGCTGCGCATCACCCTCGCCGCCCACGGCTACGAGGTGGTCGTGGCCGCTGACGGTGCCGCTGCCGTGGCCGCCGCCGCGCAGACGCACCCCGACATCATCATGCTCGACCTCGGCATGCCGCGGCTCGACGGCATCGAGGTGATCCAGGCGCTGCGCGGCTGGACGACCGTGCCGATCATCGTCGTCTCCGGCCGCACCGGATCAGCGGACAAGGTCGAGGCGTTGGATGCGGGAGCCGACGACTTCGTCACCAAGCCGTTCCAGGTCGACGAGCTGCTCGCGCGGCTGAGGGCGCTGTCTCGCCGGTCGGTGCCGGCCGGCGGCGAGTCGACCGTCGGATTCGGCGACGTCGTGGTCGACCTCGCGACGAAGACCGTCACCAGGGCGGGCACGCGGGTTCATCTCACGCCCACCGAGTGGCGCATGCTCGAGCATCTCGCCCGGCATCCGGGCGCCCTGGTGACTCGGCAGGATCTGCTGAAGGAGATCTGGGGCAGCGAGCAGGTCTCCGACTCCGGCTACCTGCGGCTGTACATGTCGCAGCTGCGCAAGAAGCTCGAGGCCGAACCGAGCGCACCGGCACACCTGCTCACCGAGTCGGGGATGGGTTACCGGCTCGTCCTCTGACCCCGGCGTGCCGTTCTCGTCATTCCCGGTTCACAACTCAGCATGAACTTGCGGCGGCCGGCGGAATAGACGGGTTCAGGGCGTTCGGCCGCAGTCTGTGCTGAATTGTGAACGGTGTGCGTGATCAACGCTTCATGATGGTGACCTCGACGGTGTCGCCGATGTCCTTGCCCAGCGACTTCCGCGCCTTCGCGTTCAGCGACACCATGTGTCCACCCGTACCGGTCACCATCGCGCCGACGTTCTCGAGCTTCACATCGTCTATCAGGGCGTCGACCCTGACCGTCTTCCCGGTTCCGAAGAACTCGGCGGAGCCGGGTATCTCGACGCAACTCCACGTCTCGCCCTTGACCTCGACACCGATCGTCGTGTGAAAGCTCAGCTGATCCGCACTCATGAGAACAGGCTATTCGCGACCGAGCGCTGAATCAGAGCGCGATGTCGGCGCGCGGGCGGCGCAGCACTCCCCAGACGCCTGCGGCGACGAGGACGATCGCGACGATGATCGCGGCGATGGCGGTGACGGTGCTCTCGGGTTCGCCGGTCAGGCGGCCGACGGCCAGCCAGCCGAGGCCCCACGCGGTCGCGAGAGCGGGGGCGATGCGTCGAGTGACGAGCGCGCTGGCCACTCCGATCACGAGCACGACGGCGAGCACGGCGACCGCCCAGATCTCAGCCTGGTCTGCCCACGCTGCCGGGGCGATCTGCGTGAACCACGCCGTCGTGTTGGCCACGGTCGCGATGGTGACCCAACCGAAGTGCAGGCCGTTCGCGCCGTCGACCACGATGCGCTCGGGCCAGGTCCGGGCACGGCTGCGGCCGAGGATCACGATGACACGAGCGAGGGTGGCGAGCAGCAGTGCGATCACGAGCACCGTCAGCGGAAGAGACAGGAACTGCGCCGTCACGAGCCAGAGCCCGTTCAGGATCATCGATGCGGCGATCCATCCGCCGACCGCACGCTGACGTTCATCCGCCCGCTGCGGCGGAAGCGCCTGCCACACCGTGTAGGCGATGAGGCCGAGATAGATCAGCGACCAGATCGAGAAGGCGGGGCCGGCCGGGGCGAGATACGACCCCTGCGCCGAGAGCGCTCCGTCTTGCAGCTCGCTGACCGAGGTGCCTCCGAAGGCGCCGGACCCCACAGCCGCGGCTATCAGCATGAACGTGGCCGAGGCGATGATGATCGACTGGCGGGCGATGTCCTGCGTCCGGGATTCCATGCTCGCACCATACGCGCGTGAGCGCGGGAACACACCAGCCTTGACACCGGCATCCGAGAAGGCTAGCCAGGCTAGCTAAATCCCTCGAGTGCGCCGGTCAGGCGGCGACGGCGGCGTCGATCAGCACCTCGGCCGCATTGCGCGCCTGCACGGCGACCTGCGGATCGGCGGCGATGGCCGCGGTGCTCTGCGCCCCCTCCGCGAGGATCGACAGCTGCGCGGCGAGCGATGCCGGCGCCCCGGCCGCGACCACGAGCCCCGCCATATACGCCTGGAAGGAGGCCTTGTGGTCGCGGACGATCTTGGCCACCTCGGGGTTCGTGCCGCCGAGCTCGCCGAACGCGTTGATGAAAGCGCATCCGCGGAAATCGTCGGTGCAGAACCAGTCCTCGAGATACCCGTAGACGGCGAGCAGTCTGTCGCGCGGATCAGCCCCGGCATCCGCCACCGCCCCCGTGAGTCCCGACTCCCATTCCCCGTGCTTGCGGGCGAGGACAGCCGTGACGATGTCGGTCTTCGACGGGAACAGCGCATAGAGGCGGCGCAGCGACACGCCGGCCGCGGCCCTCAGCTCGTCCATGCCGACAGCCGCGTATCCCTTGCGGTAGTAGAGCTCGTCCGCCGCCGCAAGGATCTGTTCACGCACCGTTTGCTCCGTCATATCCTCAGTGTACTTGACATGAGAACGAGCGTTCTCTACAGTGGACAACATCAGCCGAGAACGACCGTTCTCACAGGATCGAAAAGGATCAGGATCATGGGTTACATCACCGTCGGAAACGAGAACAGCACCCCGATCGAGCTCTACTACGAAGACCAGGGATCGGGCCAGCCCGTCGTCCTGATCCACGGCTACCCGCTCGACGGACACAGCTGGGAGCGCCAGACCCGCGAGCTCCTCGCTCAGGGCTACCGCGTCATCACCTACGACCGCCGCGGGTTCGGTCAGTCGTCGAAGGTCGGCACCGGATACGACTACGACACCTTCGCCGCCGACCTCAACACGGTGCTCGAGACCCTCGACCTGCGCGACGTCGTGCTCGTCGGCTTCTCGATGGGCACCGGCGAGCTCGCCCGCTACGTCGCCACGTATGGCCACGACCGCGTCGCCAAGCTCGCGTTCCTCGCCTCGCTCGAACCGTTCCTCGTGCAGCGCGATGACAACCCCGAGGGCGTGCCGCAGGATGTGTTCGACGGCATCGAGGCCGCAGCCAAGGGCGACCGCTTCGCCTGGTTCACCGACTTCTACAAGAACTTCTACAACCTCGACGAGAACCTCGGCTCGCGCATCAGCCAGGAGGCCGTCACCGGCAGCTGGAACGTCGCGATCGGCAGCGCTCCTGTCGCCGCCTACGCCGTGGTCTCGTCGTGGATCGAGGACTTCCGCGGCGACGTGGATGCAGTGCGCGATGCCGGCAAGCCCACGCTGATCCTCCACGGCACCAAGGACAACATCCTGCCGATCGACGCCACCGCCCGCCGGTTCCACCAGGCAGTGCCCGCGGCGACCTACGTCGAGGTCGAGGGCGCCCCGCACGGCCTGCTCTGGACCCACGCCGACGAGGTCAACGCCGCGCTGAAGGACTTCCTCAGCAAGTGACGCACCCTTCCGTTCGTTGAGCGAGGAGCGCAGCGACGAGACGAAACGCGGTGAGGATGCAGGGGCTCAACGCTCCGGTGTCCTCACCGCGTTTCGTCTCGCTCCGCTCGCTCAACGAACAGAAGCATCCGGTGCTGACCCGACCACGGATTCAGGACGCAGCCGGATGCCGTCAGCGCTTGACCGCCACCGTGAGCGTCTTGCTCTCAGTACTGCCCGCGGCGTTCACGAACTCCACACGGTAGGTGTGCTTTCCCACCGACCGCCCCGACACCGGCACCGTCACACGCTGCGCGGCGGGGCTGTTCGCGACCATGTCGCCCTCGGAGATCAGCACACCGTCTTCGTACAGGCGGTACGAGGTCGCGTTCGTGCCCCACCACATGTCGGCGGTGAGCGTGTACGACCCGTCGCCGTCCCAGTTGTCGGCCGACAGCACGGGTGTGCCGGGAGCCGCATCCTTCACCTTCACCGTCACGGGCTTCACCGCCGTCACGCCTCGCGAGTTGACCAGTTCGCCGGTGTAGACGTAGCTGCCGTTCGCCTTGCCGGTCACGGCGACCTGTGCCGTCTGCGCACCGGTGCCTCCGAACGTCAGCGGCACCGTCTCGATCAGCACACCGTTCTCGAACACTCGCAGCTTGGTGGCGTTCTGCCCCCACCACAGATTCATGGTGAGCGTGAAGTCGCCGTCGAGCAGCCCGGTGTCATGGCCGTTGTCGTGCGACAGCACTCCACGAGCCGGGGCGGCCGTCGCCGAGTCCTTCCGCACGAGTGCGTCGACGGCGTCATCGAGCGTCGCCACGGCTCCTGCCACGGCATCCTCACTCGGGCTGATCGCTGCGAGCACGATGTCGGCACGCGCGATCGCACCGGGCATGGCGGTCGTCGACGACTCGACATACGTCGTCAGGTCGAGAGCCGCAGCCGCGTCGCGCCGCTCCCGCAGCTGCGTGGTGTCGGCACCGGGCATCGGTTCGCGCACGAGCTCGAGATCGTCGATCGTGCCCCACGCCCCCGCCGGCAGCGCCGCGGAGATCCGCACGGTCGCCGTGCCCTCGGCACCCATTTGCAGCGCCTCGGTCGTCGGCGTCGACCACACCCGCCAGCCGTCGAACCCGAAGGCCGCAGCGGGGCCCGCTGCAGACGACGAGAGCGACAGCGAAGCCCGCCCGTCCGAGCCTTCACCGTCGCCCTGCAGCGATGCCCGAGCGACGTACGACCCTGCGGGCAGCCCGCTCACGGTCTGCGACAGCTCGAACGAGTATCCGGATGCCGCGTAGAAGTGCGCCGAATGGGTGCCGCTCCGAGGGTCATCCCATGCTCGCAGGGTGAGGCCCGACCCGGTCGCGCTCCACATGCTCGTGTCCGCATCCTCGAATCCAGGGTTGCGCAGATAGTTGCGCGCCGCGACCGACACTGTGGCGGAGGCCGCGAGTCCCGCTTCCGTCACGCCCGCGATCGCATACTCGCCGACGCCCTCGATGTACTCCGCCCCGGTCGACCACGTGACCGCCTGCTGCTCCGACGAGCCGTCGTTGTAGAGCACGGACACTTCGCCGGGCAGCTCGACCGCATCACCCTCGACCAGCTGCAGCGCCACGGGCTGCACCGACTCGACCGCGCGAGGGGCCTGGGCTCCGGTGCGCACGTAGGAGAAGATGTTCAGCGCATCGGATGCCGTGCCGTCGAACCCGAACAGCGCCTGGTTGTCCCACGCCGATCCGCCGAACCACTGGCCGGCATCATGCGGCTCGTACTCGCCGGCGAAGCTCGACGCCCACCCCGAGCCGTCGCGCTCCCAGAGCACCTTGTTCGCATCGAGCTGAGCGGGCGTGCCGACTGGCAGCCATGCGGGCTCCCAGTAGTACACGCCGATGCCGGCCTCACCGACGTCGGCGACAGCCTGCACGACCGCGCGCACCGCATCGGCCTGACCCTGCACGCTCACCGGATACTGCGTCGCCTCGGACGGCAGGTCGACCACATTGCCGTGGCCGTCTCCGTCGTCGAGCGTGAACGCCCACGAGGTCTCGGCGACCATGACCTTCTTGCCGTACGTCTCGGCGACGTGCGAGAGCACCGCCGTGAGGTTCTCGGGGGTGCCGTGCCAGAACGGATAGTACGACGACGCGAACACGTCGTAGTCGACGTCGCGGCGGTCGAGCTGGGCTGCGACGTCGGCATAGAAGCCGGCCCGCTCGGGGTTGGTGAAGTGCACGGCGACGAGGGTGTCGGGCGCTTCGGCGCGCACGGCGGCGGAG is a genomic window containing:
- a CDS encoding response regulator; translated protein: MKLLIADDDPQMVRALRITLAAHGYEVVVAADGAAAVAAAAQTHPDIIMLDLGMPRLDGIEVIQALRGWTTVPIIVVSGRTGSADKVEALDAGADDFVTKPFQVDELLARLRALSRRSVPAGGESTVGFGDVVVDLATKTVTRAGTRVHLTPTEWRMLEHLARHPGALVTRQDLLKEIWGSEQVSDSGYLRLYMSQLRKKLEAEPSAPAHLLTESGMGYRLVL
- a CDS encoding DUF1905 domain-containing protein, with product MSADQLSFHTTIGVEVKGETWSCVEIPGSAEFFGTGKTVRVDALIDDVKLENVGAMVTGTGGHMVSLNAKARKSLGKDIGDTVEVTIMKR
- a CDS encoding tryptophan-rich sensory protein, with product MESRTQDIARQSIIIASATFMLIAAAVGSGAFGGTSVSELQDGALSAQGSYLAPAGPAFSIWSLIYLGLIAYTVWQALPPQRADERQRAVGGWIAASMILNGLWLVTAQFLSLPLTVLVIALLLATLARVIVILGRSRARTWPERIVVDGANGLHFGWVTIATVANTTAWFTQIAPAAWADQAEIWAVAVLAVVLVIGVASALVTRRIAPALATAWGLGWLAVGRLTGEPESTVTAIAAIIVAIVLVAAGVWGVLRRPRADIAL
- a CDS encoding TetR/AcrR family transcriptional regulator, whose protein sequence is MTEQTVREQILAAADELYYRKGYAAVGMDELRAAAGVSLRRLYALFPSKTDIVTAVLARKHGEWESGLTGAVADAGADPRDRLLAVYGYLEDWFCTDDFRGCAFINAFGELGGTNPEVAKIVRDHKASFQAYMAGLVVAAGAPASLAAQLSILAEGAQSTAAIAADPQVAVQARNAAEVLIDAAVAA
- a CDS encoding alpha/beta fold hydrolase is translated as MGYITVGNENSTPIELYYEDQGSGQPVVLIHGYPLDGHSWERQTRELLAQGYRVITYDRRGFGQSSKVGTGYDYDTFAADLNTVLETLDLRDVVLVGFSMGTGELARYVATYGHDRVAKLAFLASLEPFLVQRDDNPEGVPQDVFDGIEAAAKGDRFAWFTDFYKNFYNLDENLGSRISQEAVTGSWNVAIGSAPVAAYAVVSSWIEDFRGDVDAVRDAGKPTLILHGTKDNILPIDATARRFHQAVPAATYVEVEGAPHGLLWTHADEVNAALKDFLSK
- a CDS encoding glycosyl hydrolase 53 family protein; the encoded protein is MHRRTRSLLSSALATVTAVALIGVALPASAAPSQASVPAAVAATEPVDAGITVPRVENLPDDFIGGVDVSSVLSLEESGVVFRDSDGTPGDLFEILADAGVTDVRVRVWNDPFDANGNGYGGGDVDVDRAIEISQRATDAGLGVLVDFHYSDFWADPAKQQVPKAWEGMTADQVAAEVGTFTRDAVRRLVDAGVDLRMVQVGNETNGGVAGVRGWDDMAKVFSAGSAAVRAEAPDTLVAVHFTNPERAGFYADVAAQLDRRDVDYDVFASSYYPFWHGTPENLTAVLSHVAETYGKKVMVAETSWAFTLDDGDGHGNVVDLPSEATQYPVSVQGQADAVRAVVQAVADVGEAGIGVYYWEPAWLPVGTPAQLDANKVLWERDGSGWASSFAGEYEPHDAGQWFGGSAWDNQALFGFDGTASDALNIFSYVRTGAQAPRAVESVQPVALQLVEGDAVELPGEVSVLYNDGSSEQQAVTWSTGAEYIEGVGEYAIAGVTEAGLAASATVSVAARNYLRNPGFEDADTSMWSATGSGLTLRAWDDPRSGTHSAHFYAASGYSFELSQTVSGLPAGSYVARASLQGDGEGSDGRASLSLSSSAAGPAAAFGFDGWRVWSTPTTEALQMGAEGTATVRISAALPAGAWGTIDDLELVREPMPGADTTQLRERRDAAAALDLTTYVESSTTAMPGAIARADIVLAAISPSEDAVAGAVATLDDAVDALVRKDSATAAPARGVLSHDNGHDTGLLDGDFTLTMNLWWGQNATKLRVFENGVLIETVPLTFGGTGAQTAQVAVTGKANGSYVYTGELVNSRGVTAVKPVTVKVKDAAPGTPVLSADNWDGDGSYTLTADMWWGTNATSYRLYEDGVLISEGDMVANSPAAQRVTVPVSGRSVGKHTYRVEFVNAAGSTESKTLTVAVKR